The following are encoded together in the Gemmatimonadota bacterium genome:
- a CDS encoding phosphatase PAP2 family protein, which translates to MSLGRLAVLVAGTVLYASSLSAQASLLAVPSLPPVAGDSSRQLQSGIRFELPPLLPLHAMSVSRTAPPFVRASLLAVGVSGAVSLADGPMMREIAKLRSDDGSMRRASVLCASLGGFVPLSVGGLMWAGGAIAGNDVVKHIGVESTQAVMLSGVLTIGIKGLIGRSRPNASPDDPDHFYPGRGFFDARRSSFPSGHTSAAFALATVLSRELSGRYPSKRWLIRGALYGAAGSVGLARMYQNAHWPSDVVTGAALGTLSGMQALSWHAGRR; encoded by the coding sequence GTGTCCCTTGGACGGCTCGCGGTACTCGTCGCCGGCACCGTGTTGTACGCCTCCTCGCTCAGCGCGCAGGCGTCGCTTCTGGCCGTCCCGTCGCTTCCGCCGGTCGCCGGGGACTCTTCCCGTCAGTTGCAATCCGGGATCAGGTTCGAGCTCCCCCCGCTGCTGCCGCTGCATGCCATGTCGGTCTCACGCACGGCGCCGCCGTTCGTGCGCGCGTCGCTTCTCGCGGTTGGGGTGTCGGGGGCGGTCTCGCTTGCCGACGGGCCGATGATGCGCGAGATCGCCAAGCTGCGTTCCGACGATGGCTCGATGCGACGCGCCTCGGTGCTCTGCGCCTCGCTCGGCGGCTTCGTTCCACTCTCGGTCGGGGGGCTGATGTGGGCCGGCGGCGCGATCGCCGGCAACGACGTGGTCAAGCACATCGGCGTCGAATCGACGCAGGCCGTGATGCTCAGCGGGGTGCTCACCATCGGGATCAAGGGACTCATCGGGCGCTCGCGCCCCAACGCCTCCCCCGACGACCCGGACCATTTCTACCCGGGACGCGGCTTCTTCGATGCGCGCCGTTCGTCGTTTCCCTCCGGGCACACGAGCGCCGCCTTCGCCCTCGCCACGGTGTTGTCGCGCGAGCTCTCCGGGCGCTACCCTTCCAAGCGTTGGCTCATTCGTGGCGCGCTGTACGGCGCGGCCGGGTCCGTCGGACTGGCCCGCATGTACCAGAATGCGCATTGGCCGAGTGATGTGGTGACCGGCGCGGCGCTGGGGACGCTGAGCGGCATGCAGGCGCTCTCCTGGCACGCGGGACGTCGCTAG
- a CDS encoding fused MFS/spermidine synthase, which yields MSFPASALVALFAVATFLNAALLFAVEPMFTKMVLPLLGGTPSVWNTCLLFFQGALLVGYLYAHVTSRWLTVSRQAALHLALLVAAAAMLPIGVARVAPPTVGTGATIGWLLTLLAGTLGAPFVLLAAGAPMLQRWFAGTRHPMAGNPYFLYVASNIGSFAALLSYPTLVEPRLRLGEQSAQWTWGYGALLFLVLAAGGAAWTWRASAVATGARDDAARGVKREDDARNETMTAEGLSDGSVVIGGGPPRPHPLTPDDEPPPPTLVPTNAWRLRWVLLSFAPSSLLLGVTTFLSTDIASVPFLWVVPLALYLLTFVFVFARRPPLNRGFLLALHLVLTLALLLFLGAESSKRPTAVATLHLVTFFVTAMVCHRELADARPRAEHLTEFYLWMSLGGLLGGVFNVLLAPLLYDRVVEYPFAMIIALGLRPMRTAAGGDARRALLLDLALPIALFGFVSVGYLLPTPAGKWGEYALYAYLVVAALLASSFYRRSLRLALGAAAIYLGIDAGARASDDTIYQARSFFGVYRVRHWQNYRLLQHGTTTHGGQSLLMRRTTEPLTYYHRDGPLGDLFRLTTDSVGPRQVALVGLGTGTTACYARPGEQWTYYEIDPLVVAIARSPQLFTYLRDCQPDVRIILGDARLSLASAPDSSFDLITLDAFSSDAIPVHLLTREALQLYARKLRPGGIVAFHISNRYLDLRPVLVELARDARLAGASVDRDVTPEQKEQLFYGSRWVALAAQAHTLAPLVREAGWNVLAPSAPIRVWTDDYSDVFQLLKRGK from the coding sequence ATGAGCTTTCCGGCGTCCGCCCTCGTGGCCCTGTTCGCCGTCGCGACCTTCCTCAATGCGGCGCTGCTGTTCGCCGTGGAGCCGATGTTCACCAAGATGGTGCTCCCCTTGTTAGGCGGAACACCGTCGGTCTGGAATACCTGCCTCCTCTTCTTCCAGGGGGCGCTGCTGGTCGGCTACCTCTATGCGCACGTCACCTCGCGCTGGCTGACCGTGTCGCGCCAGGCGGCGTTGCACCTGGCACTGCTCGTGGCGGCAGCGGCGATGCTCCCCATCGGGGTCGCACGCGTCGCGCCGCCGACGGTGGGGACGGGGGCAACCATCGGCTGGCTCCTCACCCTGCTCGCCGGTACGCTGGGGGCCCCGTTCGTCCTCCTGGCGGCCGGGGCCCCGATGCTCCAACGGTGGTTTGCCGGCACTCGGCACCCGATGGCAGGCAATCCGTACTTCCTGTACGTCGCGAGCAACATCGGGAGCTTCGCCGCGCTCCTCAGCTATCCGACCCTTGTCGAGCCGCGGCTGCGGCTCGGCGAGCAGAGCGCGCAATGGACGTGGGGATATGGCGCGCTGTTGTTCCTGGTGCTCGCGGCCGGTGGGGCAGCGTGGACGTGGCGCGCGAGCGCGGTGGCGACGGGAGCGCGCGATGACGCGGCGCGGGGGGTGAAACGCGAGGATGACGCGCGCAATGAAACGATGACAGCCGAGGGGCTGTCCGACGGTAGCGTTGTTATTGGGGGGGGCCCCCCGCGCCCTCACCCCCTCACCCCAGACGACGAACCCCCACCCCCCACCCTCGTCCCCACCAACGCCTGGCGCCTACGCTGGGTCCTCCTCTCCTTCGCCCCGTCGTCGCTCCTGCTCGGCGTCACCACCTTCCTCAGCACCGACATCGCCTCGGTCCCCTTCCTCTGGGTCGTACCGCTGGCGCTCTACCTCCTCACCTTCGTCTTCGTCTTCGCCCGGCGCCCGCCACTCAACCGCGGCTTCCTCCTGGCGTTGCACCTCGTCCTCACCCTCGCGCTCCTGCTCTTCCTTGGCGCCGAGTCGTCCAAGCGCCCCACCGCCGTCGCCACGCTCCACCTGGTCACCTTCTTCGTGACCGCGATGGTCTGCCACCGCGAGCTGGCCGACGCCCGTCCGCGCGCCGAGCACCTCACGGAGTTCTACTTGTGGATGTCGCTGGGGGGGCTGCTGGGCGGCGTCTTCAACGTCCTCCTCGCGCCGCTCCTCTACGACCGCGTCGTGGAGTACCCGTTCGCGATGATCATCGCCCTCGGGCTCCGGCCCATGCGCACCGCCGCTGGTGGCGACGCCCGACGAGCGCTCCTGCTCGATCTCGCCCTCCCGATCGCCCTCTTCGGCTTCGTCTCGGTGGGCTACCTCCTCCCCACGCCGGCCGGGAAGTGGGGTGAGTACGCGCTGTACGCCTACCTGGTCGTCGCCGCCCTGCTCGCGTCCTCCTTCTACCGGCGATCACTGCGCCTCGCACTCGGCGCCGCCGCCATCTACCTCGGCATCGATGCCGGCGCCCGAGCGTCCGACGACACGATCTACCAGGCACGGTCGTTCTTCGGGGTCTACCGAGTGCGCCACTGGCAGAACTACCGCCTGCTCCAGCACGGGACCACGACCCACGGCGGCCAGTCCCTCCTCATGCGCCGCACCACCGAGCCCCTGACCTACTATCACCGCGACGGGCCGCTGGGCGACCTCTTCCGCCTCACGACCGACTCGGTCGGGCCGCGACAGGTCGCCCTGGTTGGGTTGGGGACCGGCACGACGGCGTGTTATGCCCGTCCCGGGGAGCAATGGACCTACTATGAGATCGACCCGTTGGTGGTCGCCATCGCGCGCTCGCCGCAACTCTTCACGTACCTGCGCGACTGCCAGCCCGACGTCCGGATCATCCTTGGCGATGCCCGCCTCTCGCTGGCCAGCGCCCCCGATTCGTCTTTCGACCTGATCACGCTCGACGCCTTCAGCTCCGACGCCATCCCGGTGCACCTGCTCACTCGCGAGGCGCTCCAGCTCTACGCCCGCAAGCTGCGCCCGGGCGGGATCGTCGCCTTTCACATCAGTAACCGCTATCTCGACCTCAGGCCGGTGCTGGTCGAGCTCGCGCGCGACGCGCGCCTGGCGGGCGCCTCAGTCGATCGGGATGTGACCCCCGAGCAGAAGGAACAACTGTTCTACGGTTCCCGCTGGGTCGCCCTGGCCGCGCAGGCGCACACCCTGGCCCCGCTGGTTCGTGAGGCGGGGTGGAACGTCCTCGCCCCGTCTGCCCCCATTCGGGTGTGGACCGACGACTACTCGGACGTCTTTCAGCTGCTCAAGCGCGGGAAGTAA
- a CDS encoding isoprenylcysteine carboxylmethyltransferase family protein, with translation MDNPPQGSSHASSFHLPPPLVYAVPFVGALLLDRWHPLPLLPRTIGTWIGLPLLALATIGISALLRFRRARTSPLPWRPTTALVTDGPYRISRNPMYLGLTLLYLGATALANSAWPLVGLPVIILVMNVVVIPGEEARLEAMFGPTYREYCARVRRWV, from the coding sequence ATGGACAACCCGCCACAGGGCTCGTCGCACGCTTCGAGCTTTCACCTGCCGCCGCCGCTCGTCTACGCGGTCCCATTCGTGGGCGCCCTGCTCCTCGACCGGTGGCACCCACTCCCGCTTCTTCCGCGCACCATCGGCACGTGGATCGGCCTCCCCCTCCTCGCCCTGGCGACGATCGGCATCTCCGCCCTGCTGCGTTTCCGCCGCGCCCGCACCAGCCCCTTGCCGTGGCGCCCGACGACCGCGCTCGTGACTGACGGGCCGTATCGCATCTCGCGCAACCCGATGTACCTCGGCCTCACCCTGCTGTACCTGGGCGCCACCGCCCTCGCCAACTCGGCATGGCCGCTGGTCGGGCTCCCCGTCATCATCCTCGTGATGAACGTCGTGGTCATCCCCGGCGAGGAAGCGCGTCTCGAGGCGATGTTCGGCCCCACCTATCGCGAGTACTGCGCCCGGGTGCGTCGCTGGGTGTGA
- a CDS encoding amidohydrolase family protein: protein MSLARFLSAACCCLTTVVSAQSAPTTVRAFTGARVIDGTDRPPITNATIVVRDGRIVAVGPAARITIPAGAERVALDGKTVMPGLINAHGHVTGAKDLDTYAAYGVTTVYSLGGEPADVFEARRGQEAPTQARARVFVAGPVITATTPDEARAQVAAVAAQRVDMVKIRVDDNLGTAVKMSPEVYRVVIAEAHARGLRLAAHLFYLADAKSLLAAGADLVAHSVRDADVDAELIAALRARGVCVSPTLMREVSAFVYESTPAWFGDSLFLTHANREWMATVQEPARQDAMRRSPSAQRYKAALDVASRNLTRLADAGIPIAMGTDTGPMGRFQGYFELMELELMVKAGLTPRQVLTAATLGAARCMQIERDLGTLERGKWGDFVVLDADPLADISNVRRIHSVWIAGNRVAR from the coding sequence ATGTCGCTTGCTCGATTCCTCTCCGCTGCCTGCTGCTGCCTGACGACCGTCGTGTCGGCGCAGTCGGCGCCGACCACGGTGCGCGCCTTCACCGGTGCCCGCGTCATCGACGGCACCGATCGGCCGCCGATCACGAATGCGACGATCGTGGTGCGCGATGGGCGGATCGTCGCCGTCGGTCCCGCCGCCCGCATCACGATCCCGGCGGGGGCCGAGCGCGTGGCGCTCGACGGGAAGACGGTGATGCCGGGGTTGATCAATGCGCACGGGCACGTGACCGGGGCGAAGGACCTCGACACGTACGCGGCGTACGGCGTGACGACCGTCTACTCGCTGGGCGGCGAGCCAGCCGATGTCTTCGAGGCGCGCCGGGGGCAGGAGGCCCCCACGCAGGCGCGGGCCCGCGTCTTCGTGGCGGGGCCGGTGATCACGGCGACCACGCCGGACGAGGCGCGCGCGCAGGTGGCGGCGGTCGCCGCGCAGCGGGTGGACATGGTCAAGATCCGCGTCGATGACAACCTCGGCACGGCGGTCAAGATGTCCCCCGAGGTGTACCGGGTGGTCATCGCGGAAGCGCACGCGCGCGGTTTGCGGCTGGCGGCGCACCTCTTCTACCTCGCCGATGCCAAGTCGCTCCTGGCTGCCGGCGCCGACCTGGTGGCGCACAGCGTGCGTGATGCCGACGTCGACGCCGAGCTGATTGCGGCGCTCCGCGCGCGCGGCGTCTGCGTCAGCCCCACGCTCATGCGCGAGGTGTCGGCCTTCGTGTACGAATCGACCCCGGCATGGTTCGGCGATTCGCTCTTCCTCACGCACGCCAATCGTGAGTGGATGGCGACGGTGCAGGAGCCGGCGCGCCAGGACGCCATGCGGCGAAGCCCCAGCGCGCAGCGCTACAAGGCGGCGCTGGACGTCGCCAGCCGCAACCTCACGCGACTCGCCGACGCCGGCATCCCGATCGCGATGGGGACCGACACCGGTCCCATGGGGCGCTTCCAGGGTTACTTCGAGCTGATGGAGCTGGAGCTGATGGTCAAGGCGGGGCTCACCCCGCGGCAGGTCCTCACCGCGGCGACCCTCGGTGCGGCGCGCTGCATGCAGATCGAGCGTGACCTGGGGACGCTGGAGCGCGGGAAGTGGGGGGACTTCGTCGTCCTCGACGCCGACCCGCTGGCCGACATCTCCAACGTGCGCCGCATCCACTCGGTGTGGATCGCCGGCAACCGCGTGGCGCGCTAA
- a CDS encoding MATE family efflux transporter yields MSAASPGGASGPDVYDRALIDGPLLPAVWRIAWPTMLQNVIGGLQGVIDHALVGHYVGYAGNAAIGVSLQIYLVVIAFISSLFIGMSVLVARFVGARDADRVNRTVLQAFLVAVGLSVGVLAPIGYFAAPALLSLVNAAPNVQAEALPFLRIMFVFGVGMLLFYMVGGALRSAGDARTPLRLGIAVTALNITFNVILIQGLGPFPALGTSGAAIGTAIATGSVALYSAYKLWSGSWVVRFPRGEAFRIEWDIVRALFRFGLPSGVQGVAMNVGGVMLLGFIGSLAMSGQAQAAYAVGYTELFSLITWTSAGLTGAVATVAGQSLGSGNADRAQRSAFEAARIAATGAAAMGLLFVLIPRQLLALFGMTEPTAVELGVQLLRYLSVSGVFVAVALTYTGGLQGTGDTRSPLYISLVSQIVIPLGICWLVQRYSTLDPWDIWRAILAGHVTRCLLSIWRFRQGRWREISVDIRPTRA; encoded by the coding sequence GTGAGCGCTGCGTCCCCCGGTGGGGCGTCCGGCCCGGACGTCTACGATCGCGCCCTCATCGACGGGCCCCTGCTCCCCGCGGTCTGGCGCATCGCGTGGCCCACGATGCTGCAGAACGTCATTGGTGGATTGCAGGGGGTCATCGATCACGCCCTGGTCGGTCACTACGTCGGCTACGCCGGCAACGCCGCGATCGGCGTCAGCCTCCAGATCTACCTCGTCGTCATCGCCTTCATCTCGTCGCTCTTCATCGGGATGAGCGTCCTGGTCGCCCGCTTCGTCGGTGCGCGCGACGCGGATCGGGTGAACCGCACCGTCCTGCAGGCCTTCCTGGTGGCGGTCGGGCTCTCGGTCGGGGTCCTGGCGCCCATCGGCTACTTCGCCGCCCCCGCGCTGCTGTCGCTGGTGAATGCCGCGCCTAACGTCCAGGCCGAGGCGCTCCCGTTCCTGCGCATCATGTTCGTCTTCGGCGTGGGGATGCTCCTCTTCTACATGGTGGGCGGGGCCCTCCGCTCCGCGGGCGATGCGCGCACGCCGTTGCGGCTGGGCATCGCCGTCACCGCGCTCAACATCACCTTCAACGTCATCCTCATCCAAGGGCTCGGCCCATTCCCGGCACTCGGCACCAGCGGGGCCGCGATCGGGACGGCGATCGCCACCGGGAGCGTGGCGCTGTACTCCGCGTACAAGCTGTGGAGCGGGAGCTGGGTGGTGCGCTTTCCGCGCGGGGAGGCGTTCCGCATCGAGTGGGACATCGTGCGGGCGCTGTTTCGCTTTGGACTCCCGAGCGGAGTGCAGGGGGTGGCGATGAACGTCGGCGGTGTCATGCTGCTCGGCTTCATCGGGTCGCTGGCGATGAGCGGGCAGGCGCAGGCAGCGTACGCGGTGGGCTACACCGAGCTCTTCTCGCTCATCACGTGGACGTCGGCGGGGCTCACGGGAGCAGTGGCCACCGTGGCGGGGCAGAGCCTGGGGTCGGGGAACGCCGATCGCGCCCAGCGGTCGGCCTTCGAGGCCGCGCGGATTGCGGCGACCGGTGCCGCCGCGATGGGGCTCCTCTTCGTCCTCATCCCGCGACAGCTGCTCGCCCTCTTCGGGATGACCGAGCCAACCGCCGTGGAGCTCGGCGTGCAGCTCCTGCGCTACCTCAGCGTCTCCGGGGTCTTCGTTGCCGTGGCCCTCACCTACACCGGTGGGTTGCAGGGGACGGGCGACACGCGCAGTCCGCTGTACATCTCCCTCGTCTCGCAGATCGTGATTCCGCTGGGGATCTGCTGGCTCGTGCAGCGCTACTCCACGCTCGACCCGTGGGACATCTGGCGCGCGATCCTCGCCGGCCACGTGACGCGCTGCCTCCTCTCGATCTGGCGTTTCAGGCAGGGGCGGTGGCGAGAGATCAGCGTCGACATCCGACCGACGCGCGCGTGA
- a CDS encoding alpha/beta hydrolase → MRPGLRESIEGRIARLLSHVPGAWLLRLVGERPTVVNGATLDAHVQFLLAARRRKGDPGMCEPTVTAGRARYRRETAGVAGPLTPVGRVRELQVDGGAGTLLARHYAPVAAAAERAPLLVYLHGGGFAIGDLETHDEPCRQLCHHAAMHVLSVAYRLAPEHRFPCAVDDAIAALRWAQEHAESLGADPSAVGVGGDSAGGNLATVAALARSRAGCPPVAQLLLYPVTDADVATASRRLFATGYVLEKRDVDAFRDLYLGDALASRADPRASPRREGDHSLAPPALVVTAGYDPLSDEGRDYSESLRLAGVRTEHLHFPPLVHGFAHMTTVVPAARSAMVQVARRWGEFVAEQRGGGAPPGHRLTPTA, encoded by the coding sequence GTGCGCCCTGGCCTGCGCGAGTCGATCGAAGGGCGCATCGCACGCCTGCTCTCTCACGTCCCTGGCGCCTGGTTGCTGCGGCTCGTTGGTGAGCGCCCGACGGTCGTGAACGGTGCGACGCTCGACGCACATGTGCAGTTCCTCCTCGCCGCCCGACGGCGCAAGGGCGATCCGGGGATGTGCGAGCCAACGGTCACGGCGGGGCGTGCCCGCTATCGCCGCGAGACGGCAGGCGTTGCGGGCCCACTCACGCCCGTGGGGCGCGTGCGCGAGCTCCAGGTCGATGGGGGCGCGGGGACGCTGTTGGCGCGGCACTATGCGCCGGTCGCCGCGGCGGCGGAACGCGCGCCGCTCCTCGTCTACCTGCACGGGGGCGGTTTCGCCATCGGCGACCTCGAGACGCACGACGAGCCGTGCCGCCAGTTGTGTCACCACGCCGCGATGCACGTGTTGAGCGTAGCGTATCGACTGGCGCCGGAGCATCGCTTTCCGTGCGCGGTCGACGATGCCATCGCCGCGTTGCGCTGGGCGCAGGAGCACGCCGAGTCGTTAGGCGCCGATCCGTCGGCGGTCGGGGTGGGCGGCGACAGCGCCGGGGGGAACCTGGCCACGGTCGCAGCGCTCGCCCGTTCGCGCGCCGGATGCCCGCCGGTGGCGCAGCTCCTGCTCTACCCGGTCACCGATGCCGACGTCGCCACCGCGTCGCGTCGTCTCTTCGCCACCGGCTACGTGCTGGAAAAACGGGACGTCGATGCCTTTCGCGACCTCTACCTGGGTGACGCGCTTGCGTCGCGCGCCGACCCCCGCGCCTCACCGCGGCGTGAGGGCGATCATTCGCTCGCGCCGCCGGCGCTCGTGGTCACCGCCGGCTATGATCCGCTGAGCGACGAGGGGCGCGACTACTCCGAAAGTTTGCGCCTGGCGGGAGTGCGCACGGAGCACCTGCATTTCCCGCCGCTCGTGCACGGCTTTGCCCACATGACCACGGTCGTCCCGGCGGCCCGCTCGGCGATGGTGCAGGTCGCCCGGCGGTGGGGCGAATTCGTGGCCGAGCAGCGTGGCGGGGGCGCACCCCCCGGCCATCGGCTCACCCCCACGGCATAG
- a CDS encoding NAD(P)/FAD-dependent oxidoreductase, translated as MRLVIVGAGFSGIGLAIRLRQQGIEDFVLLERAQALGGTWRDNSYPGCACDVQSTLYSFSFAPNPDWSHVFSPQPEIWAYLQRCAERFDVTRHMVFGQDVTGAVWDDESHRWDVTSSGGRWSAELLVLANGPLSDPVIPDIPGLDRFAGPRFHSSQWDHAYPLQGKRVAVIGTGASAIQFVPRIQPVVARLDLFQRTPPWIMPRRDRAIAGWRRALYRAVPAVQLAERQALYAFREALLVPFRHPRVARVVEWVARRHLEAQVADRELRAKLTPPFTIGCKRILISDDYYPAVTRPNVDLVTERVVAVTNTGVTTADGRTREVDAIILGTGFRATDPPLAPFVLGRDGQSLAEAWQGSPAAYMGTTEAGFPNLFFLLGPNTGLGHSSVMLMAEAQIEHLLGVLRLMQSRGATTAEPSADAQRRYVEWLDAQLAPTVWNSGGCDSWYLDRTGRNSALWPLGIGRFRRTVKDVRAQDYLFAAARPSQRGSVAHG; from the coding sequence GTGCGCCTCGTTATCGTCGGCGCCGGTTTCTCCGGCATCGGCCTGGCGATACGCCTGCGGCAGCAGGGCATCGAGGACTTCGTGCTCCTCGAGCGCGCACAGGCGTTAGGCGGCACCTGGCGCGACAACAGCTATCCGGGGTGCGCCTGCGACGTCCAGTCGACGCTCTACTCCTTCTCGTTCGCCCCCAACCCCGACTGGAGCCACGTCTTTTCCCCGCAGCCGGAGATCTGGGCGTACTTGCAGCGCTGCGCCGAGCGCTTCGACGTCACCCGGCACATGGTCTTTGGCCAGGACGTCACGGGCGCCGTGTGGGACGACGAGTCGCACCGGTGGGACGTGACCAGCAGCGGTGGGCGGTGGAGCGCGGAGCTGCTCGTGCTGGCCAACGGTCCGCTGAGCGATCCGGTCATCCCCGATATCCCGGGACTCGATCGGTTCGCGGGACCTCGCTTTCACTCCTCGCAGTGGGACCACGCGTATCCGCTGCAGGGCAAGCGCGTCGCGGTGATCGGGACCGGCGCCTCGGCCATCCAGTTCGTGCCGCGCATCCAGCCGGTGGTGGCGCGCCTGGACCTGTTCCAGCGCACACCGCCCTGGATCATGCCGCGGCGTGATCGCGCGATCGCCGGCTGGCGGCGCGCGCTCTATCGCGCCGTGCCGGCGGTGCAACTGGCGGAGCGCCAGGCGCTCTACGCCTTTCGCGAGGCCCTGCTCGTCCCCTTTCGCCACCCACGAGTCGCTCGCGTGGTGGAATGGGTGGCGCGCCGGCACCTCGAGGCGCAGGTCGCCGACCGCGAGCTGCGGGCCAAGCTCACCCCGCCCTTCACCATCGGATGCAAGCGCATCCTCATCTCCGACGACTACTACCCGGCGGTCACACGGCCGAACGTCGACTTGGTGACCGAGCGGGTGGTCGCCGTCACCAACACCGGCGTGACCACCGCCGACGGCCGCACGCGCGAGGTGGATGCGATCATCCTCGGGACCGGCTTCCGGGCCACCGATCCCCCGTTGGCGCCGTTCGTGCTTGGGCGCGACGGGCAGTCGCTCGCCGAGGCGTGGCAGGGGAGCCCGGCCGCGTACATGGGGACCACCGAAGCGGGATTCCCGAACCTCTTCTTCCTCCTGGGCCCCAACACCGGGCTTGGGCACTCATCGGTCATGCTGATGGCGGAGGCCCAGATCGAGCACCTGCTGGGCGTGCTGCGCCTGATGCAGTCGCGCGGCGCCACGACTGCGGAGCCCAGCGCCGACGCGCAGCGCCGCTACGTGGAGTGGCTCGACGCGCAGCTCGCCCCCACCGTGTGGAACAGCGGCGGCTGCGACAGCTGGTATCTGGATCGCACCGGACGCAACTCCGCGCTCTGGCCACTTGGCATCGGCCGCTTCCGCCGTACCGTGAAGGATGTGCGTGCCCAGGACTACCTGTTCGCGGCGGCGCGACCGTCTCAACGGGGGAGCGTCGCGCATGGGTGA
- the hydA gene encoding dihydropyrimidinase has protein sequence MTYSYDLVIRGGTVATAAETVFCDIGIRDGVIVALGSDLGNAKEVLDASGRLVLPGGVDAHCHVDQVSSTGLITADDFYSGGVSAACGGTTTIVPFAAQHRGNSLVQVVRDYEAKAAPKAFVDYAFHLIVSDPTPAVLSEELPQLIHEGHPSLKVYLTYDALRLTDKQVLDVLLVARREGAITLFHAEHHESIAWHIERLLAEGKTGPKWHPYARPEAAEREATGRACFLAEVTGAPILIVHVSAGAPLDEIRRARARGVHVLAETCPQYLVFTKEDLDKPGFEGAKWMFSPPARDHAAQEALWEGLADGTFDIFSSDHAPYRYDDPQGKKAHGEHAPFTKVPNGVPSLELRMPLLFSEGVKKGRLSLERFVALTATNPARIYGLLPRKGTIAVGADADLALWDPERTHTVTRELLHDRMDYTPFEGMQLTGWPVTTLSRGEVIWHEGEVRGAPGRGRLIHRPAHRIS, from the coding sequence ATGACCTACAGCTACGACCTCGTGATCCGTGGCGGAACGGTGGCTACCGCCGCCGAGACCGTCTTCTGCGACATCGGCATCCGCGACGGGGTGATCGTTGCGTTAGGCAGCGACCTCGGAAATGCGAAGGAGGTGCTCGACGCCTCCGGGCGCCTCGTGCTTCCCGGCGGCGTCGACGCCCACTGTCACGTGGACCAGGTCTCCAGCACGGGGCTCATCACCGCCGATGACTTCTACTCCGGCGGCGTCTCGGCGGCCTGCGGCGGGACGACGACGATCGTGCCGTTTGCCGCGCAGCACCGCGGCAACTCGCTGGTGCAGGTCGTGCGCGACTACGAGGCCAAGGCGGCCCCGAAGGCGTTCGTCGACTACGCCTTCCACCTCATCGTCTCTGACCCCACCCCCGCCGTTCTCTCCGAGGAGCTCCCGCAACTCATCCACGAGGGGCACCCCTCGCTCAAGGTCTACCTGACGTACGACGCGTTGCGTCTGACGGACAAGCAGGTGCTCGACGTCCTCCTCGTGGCGCGCAGGGAGGGGGCGATCACCCTCTTTCACGCCGAGCATCACGAGTCCATCGCCTGGCATATCGAGCGCCTGCTGGCCGAGGGGAAGACGGGGCCCAAGTGGCACCCCTACGCGCGGCCCGAGGCGGCCGAACGCGAGGCGACGGGGCGCGCCTGCTTCCTGGCCGAGGTCACCGGCGCCCCGATCCTCATCGTGCACGTGTCCGCGGGTGCACCGCTGGACGAGATCCGTCGCGCCCGCGCCCGCGGCGTCCACGTCCTGGCCGAGACGTGCCCGCAGTACCTCGTCTTCACGAAAGAGGACCTCGACAAGCCGGGGTTCGAGGGGGCCAAGTGGATGTTCTCGCCCCCCGCGCGCGACCACGCCGCCCAGGAGGCGCTGTGGGAAGGGTTGGCCGACGGGACCTTCGACATCTTCTCCAGCGATCACGCGCCGTATCGCTACGACGATCCCCAGGGGAAGAAGGCGCACGGCGAGCACGCGCCCTTCACCAAGGTGCCTAACGGCGTCCCGAGCCTCGAACTCCGCATGCCGCTCCTCTTCTCCGAAGGGGTGAAGAAGGGGCGCCTCTCGCTCGAGCGGTTCGTGGCGCTCACCGCCACCAATCCGGCGCGGATCTACGGCCTGCTTCCGCGCAAGGGGACGATCGCCGTGGGCGCCGACGCCGACCTCGCGCTGTGGGACCCCGAGCGCACGCACACGGTCACGCGCGAGCTGCTGCACGACCGCATGGACTACACCCCGTTCGAAGGAATGCAGCTGACGGGCTGGCCCGTCACGACGCTGTCGCGCGGTGAGGTCATCTGGCACGAGGGGGAAGTCCGCGGCGCTCCCGGGCGTGGGCGGCTCATCCACCGCCCGGCGCACCGAATCTCCTAG